A window of the Labeo rohita strain BAU-BD-2019 chromosome 1, IGBB_LRoh.1.0, whole genome shotgun sequence genome harbors these coding sequences:
- the pld6 gene encoding mitochondrial cardiolipin hydrolase isoform X2, translating to MSQQMSFKELMKVLGLGAVAFVLGVEWLNWLTRRLRDSRGPLKEVLFFPSPQVCVEHLFTRHTHFPCACPLPHGVETSFSRLLRHLLSARLSLDLCVFSFSHMELSRAILLLHKRGVVVRVVTDRDYMTITGSQIGALRKAGICVRHEMSKAVHMHHKFALVDGRKLITGSLNWTLTAVQSNKENIMVTEEPELVRPYQQEFQKLWEANDPANHKPQTTNGQQNR from the exons ATGTCCCAACAG ATGTCATTTAAAGAGCTGATGAAAGTGTTAGGGCTGGGAGCCGTAGCTTTCGTTCTGGGGGTGGAGTGGCTGAACTGGCTGACGCGGCGTCTGAGAGACTCTCGCGGGCCCCTAAAAGAAGTTCTGTTCTTCCCTTCACCCCAAGTCTGCGTTGAGCACCTGTTCACACGTCATACACATTTCCCCTG TGCATGTCCTCTTCCCCATGGGGTTGAGACATCATTCTCCAGGCTCCTTAGACATCTTCTCTCTGCACGGTTGTCACTGGACCTGTGTGTGTTCTCCTTCTCTCACATGGAGCTGAGCAGGGCGATTCTCCTCCTGCACAAACGGGGAGTCGTTGTACGAGTGGTTACGGACAGAGACTACATGACCATCACTGGATCTCAGATCGGCGCCCTTCGTAAGGCAG GCATCTGTGTGAGGCATGAGATGAGTAAAGCTGTTCATATGCACCATAAGTTTGCATTGGTGGATGGCAGGAAATTGATCACTGGCTCCCTCAACTGGACCCTAACCGCAGTCCAGAGCAACAAAGAAAACATCATGGTTACGGAGGAGCCGGAGCTCGTCCGGCCCTATCAGCAGGAGTTTCAGAAGCTGTGGGAGGCCAATGATCCAGCCAATCACAAACCTCAAACCACCAATGGGCAGCAAAACAGATAG
- the pld6 gene encoding mitochondrial cardiolipin hydrolase isoform X1, which produces MYVVKQKMSFKELMKVLGLGAVAFVLGVEWLNWLTRRLRDSRGPLKEVLFFPSPQVCVEHLFTRHTHFPCACPLPHGVETSFSRLLRHLLSARLSLDLCVFSFSHMELSRAILLLHKRGVVVRVVTDRDYMTITGSQIGALRKAGICVRHEMSKAVHMHHKFALVDGRKLITGSLNWTLTAVQSNKENIMVTEEPELVRPYQQEFQKLWEANDPANHKPQTTNGQQNR; this is translated from the exons ATGTATGTGGTTAAACAAAAG ATGTCATTTAAAGAGCTGATGAAAGTGTTAGGGCTGGGAGCCGTAGCTTTCGTTCTGGGGGTGGAGTGGCTGAACTGGCTGACGCGGCGTCTGAGAGACTCTCGCGGGCCCCTAAAAGAAGTTCTGTTCTTCCCTTCACCCCAAGTCTGCGTTGAGCACCTGTTCACACGTCATACACATTTCCCCTG TGCATGTCCTCTTCCCCATGGGGTTGAGACATCATTCTCCAGGCTCCTTAGACATCTTCTCTCTGCACGGTTGTCACTGGACCTGTGTGTGTTCTCCTTCTCTCACATGGAGCTGAGCAGGGCGATTCTCCTCCTGCACAAACGGGGAGTCGTTGTACGAGTGGTTACGGACAGAGACTACATGACCATCACTGGATCTCAGATCGGCGCCCTTCGTAAGGCAG GCATCTGTGTGAGGCATGAGATGAGTAAAGCTGTTCATATGCACCATAAGTTTGCATTGGTGGATGGCAGGAAATTGATCACTGGCTCCCTCAACTGGACCCTAACCGCAGTCCAGAGCAACAAAGAAAACATCATGGTTACGGAGGAGCCGGAGCTCGTCCGGCCCTATCAGCAGGAGTTTCAGAAGCTGTGGGAGGCCAATGATCCAGCCAATCACAAACCTCAAACCACCAATGGGCAGCAAAACAGATAG
- the cnn1a gene encoding calponin 1, basic, smooth muscle, a, producing the protein MSTQFSKGPTFGLSADVRNKLAQKYDPQMEEDLRMWIHEVTGRAVPDNFMEGLKDGVILCELINKLQPGSISKVNHSTLNWHKLENITHFVRAIGEYGLKPHDIFEANDLFEDMNHTQVQCTLVTLAGVAKTKGFYTKSDIGVKYAAKKQRKFNPDKMKAGNSIISQQMGSNKYASQKGMTSYGTRRHLYDPNIGMEKPADRSTINLQMGTNKCASMAGMFALGTARQVTEKNVNLDPVDTTTVSLQMGTNKVPSQSGLTPMGGARLVYDRKYCAKPHEQDGTDFIN; encoded by the exons ATGAGCACCCAGTTCAGCAAAGGACCCACATTCGGACTCTCTGCTGATGTCAGGAACAAG CTGGCACAGAAGTATGACCCTCAGATGGAGGAAGACCTGAGGATGTGGATTCATGAGGTCACGGGTCGAGCGGTTCCTGACAACTTCATGGAGGGACTGAAGGATGGTGTGATCTTGTGCGA GCTGATCAACAAACTGCAACCTGGATCCATTTCGAAGGTCAATCATTCAACCCTGAACTGGCACAAG TTAGAGAACATCACTCACTTTGTTCGTGCCATTGGTGAATATGGGCTGAAACCACATGACATCTTTGAGGCCAATGACCTTTTCGAGGACATGAACCACACCCAGGTCCAGTGTACCCTCGTCACATTGGCTGGAGTG GCCAAGACTAAAGGCTTCTACACAAAAAGTGACATCGGTGTGAAGTATGCAGCAAAAAAGCAAAGGAAATTCAATCCTGACAAGATGAAAGCGGGGAATAGCATTATCAGCCAGCAG ATGGGTTCCAACAAATATGCCAGCCAAAAGGGCATGACCTCTTATGGAACCAGACGCCATCTCTATGATCCCAATATAGGCATGGAGAAACCAGCGGATCGATCCACTATAAACCTCCAAATGGGCACCAACAAATGTGCCAGCATG GCTGGAATGTTTGCTCTTGGCACAGCGAGACAGGTGACAGAAAAGAACGTAAATCTAGACCCGGTGGACACTACAACCGTGTCTCTGCAGATGGGAACCAACAAAGTGCCGTCTCAGAGCGGCCTCACCCCAATGGGAGGCGCACGTCTAGTGTATGACCGCAAATACTGCGCCAAGCCTCATGAACAAGACGGCACtgatttcattaattaa